A window of the Yersinia rochesterensis genome harbors these coding sequences:
- a CDS encoding N-acetylmuramoyl-L-alanine amidase, with translation MRKLLSIGLLLLLAGCSNSHRDGSHKLIDRGEYKVDTSIPSVAQNTRVRFLVLHYTATDDAESLRLLTQGNVSAHYLVKTHPDNLDGKPIVLQLVPESERAWHAGVSYWHGRNSLNDTSIGIEIVNKGFTEKMLGRQWYPYNESQIQLIERLTKDIVERYNIDPTDVVAHSDIAPQRKSDPGPLFPWKRLAEQGIGAWPDDATVTKYIDGRNKKDLASVAIIQQALARYGYQIPQSGELDDETKHVIEAFQMHFRAQDFSGVPDVETEAIALALVEKYRPLHP, from the coding sequence ATGAGGAAGTTATTAAGCATCGGGTTATTACTGCTGTTGGCGGGCTGTAGTAACTCTCATCGTGATGGCTCGCATAAATTGATTGATCGTGGTGAGTATAAAGTGGATACCAGTATCCCTTCTGTTGCTCAAAATACGCGAGTGAGGTTTTTGGTTCTTCACTACACCGCAACAGATGATGCAGAATCACTGAGATTACTGACACAAGGTAATGTTAGCGCCCATTATTTGGTCAAAACACATCCAGATAACCTTGATGGTAAACCTATCGTTTTACAATTGGTTCCTGAATCTGAGCGCGCTTGGCATGCCGGTGTTAGCTATTGGCATGGGCGTAATAGCCTCAATGATACCTCGATAGGCATTGAAATCGTCAATAAGGGCTTTACTGAGAAGATGTTGGGTCGGCAGTGGTATCCGTACAACGAATCACAGATTCAATTGATTGAGCGGCTAACCAAGGACATTGTTGAGCGTTATAATATTGACCCAACGGATGTTGTTGCCCATAGCGATATTGCACCACAAAGAAAGTCAGATCCTGGGCCGTTATTTCCATGGAAGCGTTTAGCGGAACAGGGCATAGGGGCTTGGCCTGATGATGCGACGGTTACAAAGTATATTGATGGTCGAAATAAAAAGGATCTCGCATCTGTCGCCATTATCCAGCAGGCATTAGCGCGTTATGGTTATCAAATCCCCCAAAGTGGCGAGCTGGATGATGAGACCAAACACGTTATTGAAGCATTTCAAATGCACTTCAGGGCGCAAGATTTTAGTGGTGTACCTGATGTAGAAACGGAAGCTATTGCATTGGCATTGGTTGAAAAATATCGTCCCCTTCATCCTTGA
- a CDS encoding carbohydrate ABC transporter permease, whose translation MNENRMLGLAYISPYIIGLIIFTAFPFVSSFFLSFTEYDLMNPPVYNGIENYRHMFLEDDLFWKSMAVTFAYVFLTIPLKLAFALGIAFVLNFKLRGIGFFRTAFYIPSILGSSVAIAVLWRALFAIDGLLNGFIGVFGFDPVNWLGEPALALTSVTLLRVWQFGSAMVIFLAALQNVPQSQYEAAMIDGASKWQMFMKVTVPLITPVIFFNFIMQTTQAFQEFTAPYVITGGGPTHYTYLFSLYIYDTAFKYFDMGYGAALAWVLFLVVALFASIAFKSSKYWVFYSADKGGKND comes from the coding sequence ATGAATGAAAACAGAATGCTGGGGTTAGCCTATATATCACCTTATATAATAGGGTTGATAATATTCACGGCTTTCCCCTTTGTATCATCTTTCTTTCTCAGTTTTACTGAGTATGACTTAATGAACCCTCCCGTTTACAACGGGATCGAGAATTACCGTCATATGTTCCTTGAAGATGATTTATTTTGGAAATCCATGGCAGTGACTTTCGCTTATGTATTTCTGACTATTCCATTAAAACTGGCATTTGCTCTGGGGATTGCTTTTGTACTGAACTTTAAATTACGCGGTATTGGATTCTTCCGTACCGCATTCTATATTCCTTCAATTCTCGGCAGTAGCGTAGCTATTGCGGTGTTATGGCGTGCTCTATTTGCCATTGATGGTTTGTTAAATGGTTTTATCGGGGTATTTGGGTTTGACCCTGTCAACTGGCTGGGAGAGCCGGCGCTGGCACTGACTTCAGTAACATTACTGCGTGTTTGGCAGTTCGGTTCTGCCATGGTTATTTTCCTCGCCGCATTGCAGAACGTACCGCAGTCACAATATGAAGCTGCCATGATAGATGGTGCCTCAAAATGGCAAATGTTCATGAAAGTTACCGTGCCACTGATTACGCCGGTTATTTTCTTCAACTTTATTATGCAAACCACACAGGCATTCCAAGAATTTACCGCGCCTTATGTCATCACCGGTGGTGGGCCAACCCATTACACTTATTTATTCTCGCTATATATATATGATACCGCGTTTAAATACTTTGATATGGGATACGGTGCTGCGCTGGCTTGGGTATTATTCCTAGTCGTCGCCCTCTTTGCCTCAATTGCATTTAAATCTTCCAAATATTGGGTCTTCTACTCCGCCGATAAAGGAGGAAAAAATGACTGA
- a CDS encoding ABC transporter substrate-binding protein — protein sequence MKKAILHTLIASTLALLSHQAFAAQDEVNLRMSWWGGNGRHQVTLKALEEFHKQHPNINVKAEYTGWDGHLSRLTTQIAGGTEPDVMQTNWNWLPIFSKDGTGFYNLFSVKEQLDLSQFDPKELKQTTVNGKLNGIPISVTARIFYFNDATWAKAGVEYPKTWDELLAAGKVFKEKLGDQYYPVVLEHQDTLALIRSYMTQKYNIPTIDEANKKFAYTPEQWVEFFTMYKTMVDNHVMPSTKYYASFGKSNMYEMKPWINGEWAGTYMWNSTITKYSDNLTKPAKLVLGPYPMLPGAKDAGLFFKPAQMLSIGKSTKYPQESAMLINFLLNSPEGIEALGLERGVPLSAAAVAQLRETGVIKDEDPSVAGLSMALELPHKMTTSPYFDDPQIVSLFGDAIQYIDYGQKTVQETAEYFNKQGDRILKRAMR from the coding sequence ATGAAAAAAGCGATCCTACACACGCTAATAGCATCCACTCTGGCACTATTATCACATCAAGCCTTTGCAGCACAGGACGAAGTTAATTTACGCATGTCATGGTGGGGTGGTAATGGCCGTCATCAGGTGACATTAAAAGCATTAGAAGAATTCCACAAACAACATCCGAATATTAATGTTAAAGCAGAATATACCGGCTGGGATGGTCATTTATCTCGTCTGACGACACAAATTGCCGGTGGTACTGAACCTGACGTTATGCAAACTAACTGGAACTGGTTACCTATTTTCTCTAAAGACGGCACCGGATTCTATAATTTGTTTAGTGTTAAGGAACAATTAGATTTATCACAATTCGATCCTAAAGAACTGAAACAAACTACCGTTAATGGCAAGTTGAATGGCATTCCAATTTCAGTGACTGCACGTATCTTCTATTTCAATGATGCGACCTGGGCTAAAGCTGGCGTAGAATATCCTAAAACTTGGGATGAATTGCTTGCTGCAGGTAAAGTATTTAAAGAAAAACTGGGTGACCAATATTATCCAGTAGTATTAGAGCATCAAGATACTTTAGCGTTAATCCGCTCTTATATGACACAAAAATACAACATTCCAACCATTGATGAAGCTAATAAGAAATTTGCCTACACGCCAGAACAGTGGGTCGAATTCTTTACCATGTATAAAACCATGGTCGATAATCATGTTATGCCATCTACCAAATACTATGCTTCATTCGGCAAGAGTAATATGTATGAAATGAAGCCGTGGATTAATGGTGAATGGGCAGGTACTTATATGTGGAACTCCACTATAACTAAGTATTCTGATAACTTGACCAAACCCGCTAAACTGGTGCTTGGTCCATATCCGATGCTGCCAGGAGCAAAAGATGCTGGCTTATTCTTTAAACCAGCGCAGATGCTTTCCATTGGTAAATCAACTAAGTATCCACAAGAAAGTGCTATGTTAATCAACTTCTTGTTGAACAGCCCAGAAGGGATTGAAGCATTAGGTCTGGAGCGTGGCGTACCATTAAGTGCAGCGGCGGTGGCTCAACTACGCGAAACCGGCGTAATTAAAGATGAAGATCCTTCTGTTGCTGGTTTAAGTATGGCATTGGAGTTGCCACACAAAATGACAACTTCACCATACTTTGATGACCCGCAGATTGTTTCACTATTCGGTGATGCCATCCAATATATAGATTATGGTCAGAAAACTGTACAAGAAACTGCAGAATACTTTAACAAACAAGGTGACCGTATTCTCAAACGTGCCATGCGTTAA
- a CDS encoding ABC transporter ATP-binding protein — translation MAEVIFNKLGKVYSNGFRAVHGIDLKIHDGEFMVIVGPSGCAKSTTLRMLAGLETISDGEVRIGDRVVNNLAPKSRGIAMVFQNYALYPHMTVKENLAFGLKLSKLPKDQIETQVAEAAKILELEDLLDRLPRQLSGGQAQRVAVGRAIVKKPDVFLFDEPLSNLDAKLRASMRIRISDLHKQLKKSGKAATTVYVTHDQTEAMTMGDRICVMKLGHIMQVDTPDNLYHYPTNMFVAGFIGAPEMNIKPSTLVEKDGEIGLTVGQYTLVLNARQQAKVAAHAGEKVFFGVRPEFVSMSMNPFTENHSQGELVRVENMGHEFFMYIKVDDFELTCRLPSDEARPIIENGLHRTVYFQFDMDKCHIFDAKTEKNISL, via the coding sequence ATGGCTGAAGTCATTTTTAATAAGTTAGGCAAAGTTTACTCCAACGGTTTCCGCGCGGTTCATGGCATTGATCTGAAAATCCATGATGGCGAATTTATGGTGATTGTTGGCCCATCTGGCTGTGCTAAATCCACGACCCTGCGTATGTTGGCCGGGCTGGAAACCATCAGTGATGGTGAAGTTCGAATTGGTGATCGGGTGGTCAATAATCTGGCCCCGAAATCACGTGGTATTGCCATGGTGTTCCAGAACTATGCGCTGTATCCGCACATGACTGTAAAAGAGAACCTGGCGTTTGGCCTTAAATTAAGCAAACTGCCAAAAGACCAGATTGAAACACAAGTTGCTGAAGCTGCAAAGATTTTAGAGTTAGAAGACTTGCTTGACCGCTTGCCGCGTCAGCTATCTGGTGGTCAAGCACAGCGTGTGGCTGTTGGTCGTGCCATTGTTAAAAAGCCCGACGTATTCTTGTTCGATGAACCCTTATCAAACTTGGATGCCAAACTGCGCGCCTCTATGCGTATTCGTATCTCTGACTTACATAAGCAATTGAAAAAAAGCGGTAAAGCAGCAACCACAGTTTATGTAACCCACGATCAGACCGAAGCAATGACCATGGGTGACCGAATCTGTGTGATGAAACTGGGCCACATTATGCAAGTGGATACTCCAGATAATCTCTATCACTACCCTACCAATATGTTTGTTGCTGGTTTTATTGGCGCGCCGGAAATGAATATCAAACCGAGCACGCTGGTAGAAAAAGACGGGGAAATTGGCCTGACCGTGGGTCAATACACCTTAGTATTAAATGCAAGACAACAAGCCAAAGTTGCCGCCCACGCCGGGGAAAAAGTGTTCTTTGGCGTTCGTCCTGAATTCGTCAGCATGTCTATGAATCCATTTACTGAAAATCACTCTCAAGGTGAATTGGTACGAGTGGAAAACATGGGTCACGAATTCTTTATGTATATCAAAGTTGATGATTTTGAGCTGACTTGCCGTCTGCCATCTGACGAAGCGCGCCCTATTATCGAAAATGGTCTACATCGCACAGTGTACTTCCAGTTTGATATGGATAAATGCCATATCTTTGATGCAAAAACAGAAAAAAATATCTCTCTTTAA
- the kdgR gene encoding DNA-binding transcriptional regulator KdgR: MAIADLDKQPDSVSSVLKVFGILQALGEEREIGITELSQRVMMPKSTVYRFLQTMKSLGYVAQEGESEKYSLTLKLFELGAKALQNVDLIRSADIQMRELSNETRETIHLGALDEDSIVYIHKIDSMYNLRMHSRIGRRNPLHSTAIGKVLLAWRDRGEVEEILSHVEFTRSTKHTLGSAAELLPVLDQVREQGFGEDIEEQEEGLRCIAVPVFDRFGVVIAGLSISYPTLRFSEDSKSNIVKSLHRAARNISEQMGYRDYPF, from the coding sequence ATGGCTATTGCAGATTTAGATAAACAGCCCGACTCTGTTTCGTCGGTTCTGAAAGTTTTTGGCATCTTACAAGCCTTGGGTGAAGAGCGGGAAATAGGTATTACCGAGCTTTCTCAGCGTGTAATGATGCCTAAGAGTACCGTGTACCGCTTCCTACAGACCATGAAATCTTTGGGATATGTCGCACAGGAAGGCGAATCAGAGAAGTATTCCCTGACTCTGAAGTTATTTGAGTTAGGCGCTAAAGCATTACAAAACGTCGATTTGATCCGTAGCGCTGATATACAAATGCGTGAATTATCCAATGAAACTCGTGAAACTATTCACTTGGGTGCCTTGGATGAAGATAGCATCGTTTATATCCATAAAATCGATTCTATGTATAACCTGCGGATGCATTCTCGTATCGGCCGTCGTAACCCGCTGCACAGTACTGCCATTGGTAAGGTATTGTTGGCGTGGCGTGATCGCGGCGAAGTAGAAGAAATCTTGTCTCATGTCGAGTTTACCCGCAGCACCAAACACACGCTGGGCAGTGCAGCGGAACTGTTGCCGGTGTTAGATCAGGTTCGTGAGCAAGGCTTCGGTGAAGATATCGAAGAACAAGAAGAAGGTTTACGTTGCATTGCTGTGCCGGTTTTTGACCGTTTCGGTGTCGTCATTGCGGGTTTAAGTATTTCATATCCGACGTTGCGATTCTCTGAAGATAGCAAGAGTAATATTGTGAAATCTTTGCATCGCGCTGCACGTAATATTTCTGAGCAAATGGGCTATCGCGATTATCCTTTCTGA
- a CDS encoding carbohydrate ABC transporter permease encodes MTDVHENSNQKKLDLAQDIADAEISRTLRKAKVSAAIRYIVLIIVGLMMLYPLLWMFSAAFKPNNEIFTTLGLWPEHPTSDGFVNGWKTGTEYNFGHYMLNTFKFVIPKVILTIISSTIVAYGFARFEIPWKKFWFATLITTMLLPSTVLLIPQYIMFREMGMLNSYMPLYLPLAFATQGFFVFMLIQFLRGVPRDMEEAAQIDGCNSFQVLWYVVVPILKPAIISVALFQFMWSMNDFIGPLIYVYSVDKYPIALALKMSIDVTEGAPWNEILAMASISILPSIIVFFLAQRYFVQGVTSSGIKG; translated from the coding sequence ATGACTGACGTACACGAAAACTCCAACCAGAAGAAATTAGATCTGGCGCAGGATATCGCTGATGCAGAAATTAGCCGGACATTACGCAAAGCTAAAGTCAGTGCTGCTATCCGCTATATTGTTTTGATTATTGTCGGACTGATGATGCTTTACCCATTGCTGTGGATGTTTTCCGCCGCCTTTAAACCTAATAATGAAATCTTCACCACTTTAGGATTATGGCCAGAACACCCAACGAGCGATGGTTTTGTTAACGGTTGGAAAACCGGTACAGAATATAATTTCGGTCATTACATGCTTAACACTTTTAAGTTTGTTATCCCGAAAGTCATTCTGACGATTATTTCCTCCACTATCGTGGCGTATGGTTTCGCACGCTTTGAGATCCCATGGAAGAAATTCTGGTTCGCAACATTAATCACCACCATGTTGCTGCCAAGTACTGTGTTATTGATTCCTCAATACATCATGTTCCGTGAAATGGGCATGCTGAATAGCTATATGCCGCTGTATCTGCCATTAGCGTTCGCAACACAAGGGTTCTTTGTCTTTATGTTGATCCAATTCCTGCGCGGTGTTCCTCGCGACATGGAAGAAGCCGCACAAATTGACGGATGTAACTCATTCCAAGTGTTGTGGTACGTGGTTGTGCCAATCTTGAAGCCAGCCATTATTTCCGTGGCATTGTTCCAGTTCATGTGGTCAATGAACGACTTTATCGGCCCACTGATTTACGTCTACAGCGTAGACAAGTACCCGATAGCGCTGGCTCTTAAGATGTCAATTGACGTGACCGAAGGCGCACCTTGGAACGAAATTCTGGCAATGGCGAGCATCTCCATTCTGCCGTCCATCATTGTTTTCTTCCTGGCTCAACGCTACTTCGTGCAAGGCGTAACCAGCAGCGGAATTAAAGGTTAA
- a CDS encoding oligogalacturonate-specific porin KdgM family protein — MKFKLLTLAVASVISFSSVATTIDYRHEMKDTSKSDHKDRLLFSNRFANGFGLSLEGKWGQHSSDTTPNKPFNEQVSNGTEVVASYVYKINKTFQVEPGFSLDSTSDSNNYRPYVRGKVAFTDDFSTSLRYRPYYKRNQPAQTKKTEKGHEFTMLFAYNFLKDYSAEYELNYKKSEDEILANKEKYEWAHDVKIAYKWDKSWKPYVAIGNVPGSKATDERQTRYRVGVQYSF; from the coding sequence ATGAAATTTAAATTACTAACTCTGGCAGTGGCATCTGTAATCAGCTTTAGTTCTGTTGCAACAACAATTGACTACCGGCACGAAATGAAAGACACCAGTAAATCTGACCATAAAGATCGTTTGCTATTTTCCAACCGCTTTGCCAATGGCTTTGGCTTGTCTTTAGAAGGGAAATGGGGCCAGCACAGTTCTGACACCACTCCGAATAAACCATTCAATGAACAAGTGAGTAACGGCACCGAAGTCGTTGCCAGCTATGTTTACAAAATCAACAAAACTTTCCAAGTTGAACCAGGATTCTCATTAGATTCAACCTCTGACTCCAATAATTACCGTCCATATGTTCGCGGTAAAGTGGCTTTCACTGATGATTTTTCAACATCCCTACGTTACCGCCCATATTACAAACGTAACCAACCTGCTCAGACTAAAAAAACCGAGAAAGGCCATGAGTTCACCATGCTGTTTGCTTATAATTTCTTGAAAGACTATTCAGCTGAATATGAATTGAACTACAAGAAATCTGAAGACGAAATTCTGGCAAATAAAGAAAAATACGAATGGGCACATGATGTAAAAATCGCCTACAAATGGGATAAAAGCTGGAAACCCTACGTGGCTATCGGTAACGTCCCTGGTAGTAAAGCAACCGACGAACGCCAAACTCGTTACCGCGTAGGTGTGCAGTACAGCTTCTAA
- a CDS encoding metal-dependent hydrolase, protein MTGEGHLIFSVACVIFAKKVGLTPELAHGDWWHIIPGALLTSLLPDIDHPKSILGQRLKWISTPIARAFGHRGFTHSLLAVFGGIALFQMDISRDWIIPADAFHAMIIGYFSHLLADMITPAGVPLLWPCRWRFSVPILRPQKGNQLERVLCVLLVCFSVYWQTDTTIPLQSYMEQLKNFRL, encoded by the coding sequence ATGACAGGGGAAGGACACCTTATTTTTTCTGTCGCCTGCGTTATTTTTGCCAAGAAAGTCGGCCTCACCCCTGAACTGGCACATGGCGATTGGTGGCATATTATCCCTGGCGCCCTGCTAACTTCCCTGCTGCCAGATATTGATCACCCCAAATCAATCCTTGGTCAGCGACTAAAGTGGATATCAACGCCTATTGCTCGTGCATTTGGTCATCGCGGGTTTACTCATAGCCTGTTGGCGGTATTCGGCGGTATTGCGCTTTTTCAAATGGATATTTCTCGTGACTGGATTATCCCCGCGGATGCATTTCACGCGATGATTATTGGCTATTTTAGCCATCTATTGGCCGATATGATTACGCCTGCCGGAGTACCGCTTTTATGGCCATGCCGTTGGCGTTTTTCTGTTCCAATATTACGCCCACAAAAAGGTAATCAATTAGAGCGCGTATTATGTGTCCTATTAGTTTGTTTTTCCGTCTATTGGCAAACTGACACCACTATTCCGCTACAATCCTATATGGAGCAATTGAAGAATTTTAGATTATGA
- a CDS encoding L-cystine transporter, with amino-acid sequence MNLPLVINVLLFVALLLLLAQTRHKQWSLSKKVLAGLGLGVLFGLGLQWVYGSDNPLLKESITWFNIVGNGYVQLLQMIVMPLVFASILSAVAKLHNASSLGKISVLTIGTLLFTTLIAALVGVLVTNLFGLTADGLVQGTQESARLSAIESNYLSKVTDLTVPQLILSFIPKNPFADLTGASPTSIISVVIFATFLGIASLQLLKDDVEKGQRVLVAIDTLQAWVMKLVRLVMKLTPYGVLALMTKVVAGSNIQDIIKLGSFVVASYLGLAIMFVVHGVLLSFTGINPLKFFRKVWPVLTFAFTSRSSAASIPLNVEAQTRRLGVPESIASFSASFGATIGQNGCAGLYPAMLAVMVAPTVGINPLDPIWIATLVGIVTISSAGVAGVGGGATFAALIVLPALGLPVTLVALLISVEPLIDMGRTALNVSGSMTAGTITSQLMKQTDKDILNSEDDGDLAHQ; translated from the coding sequence ATGAACCTACCGCTTGTGATTAACGTGCTGTTATTTGTGGCACTGCTATTACTGTTGGCACAAACCCGGCATAAACAATGGAGTCTGTCCAAGAAAGTCTTGGCCGGTCTGGGGCTGGGTGTGCTATTTGGTCTGGGGCTACAATGGGTCTATGGCTCAGATAATCCGCTACTGAAAGAGTCGATCACTTGGTTTAATATCGTCGGTAATGGCTATGTGCAATTGCTGCAGATGATTGTTATGCCGCTGGTATTCGCCTCAATTTTAAGTGCGGTTGCCAAACTTCACAATGCCTCTTCTTTGGGTAAAATCAGTGTATTGACTATTGGCACATTGCTATTCACCACATTAATCGCAGCTCTGGTGGGTGTGTTGGTCACTAATCTGTTTGGCTTAACGGCCGATGGTCTGGTGCAAGGTACACAAGAATCAGCGCGTTTGAGTGCTATCGAAAGCAATTATCTTAGTAAAGTGACTGACCTGACAGTCCCTCAGCTGATTCTGTCCTTTATCCCGAAAAATCCATTTGCCGATTTAACCGGTGCTAGCCCAACCTCAATCATCAGTGTGGTTATCTTTGCCACTTTCCTGGGAATAGCTTCCCTGCAATTACTGAAAGATGATGTAGAAAAAGGCCAACGCGTGTTAGTGGCTATCGACACCCTGCAAGCTTGGGTGATGAAGCTGGTGCGTCTGGTGATGAAACTGACCCCTTACGGCGTACTGGCCTTGATGACCAAAGTGGTTGCCGGTTCTAATATCCAAGACATTATCAAGCTGGGCAGTTTTGTTGTTGCCTCTTACCTCGGCTTGGCCATTATGTTTGTGGTACATGGCGTGCTGCTGTCTTTCACTGGCATTAACCCGCTGAAATTCTTCCGCAAAGTTTGGCCTGTGCTGACGTTTGCATTTACCAGCCGCTCCAGTGCTGCCAGTATCCCGTTGAATGTGGAAGCACAAACTCGCCGCTTGGGTGTGCCAGAATCTATCGCCAGTTTCTCCGCGTCTTTTGGGGCGACTATCGGCCAGAATGGCTGTGCTGGTTTGTATCCTGCAATGTTGGCCGTGATGGTTGCGCCAACCGTGGGTATTAACCCACTGGACCCCATCTGGATTGCCACACTGGTCGGCATTGTCACCATCAGCTCTGCCGGTGTTGCCGGTGTTGGCGGTGGCGCGACTTTCGCGGCGCTAATCGTATTACCTGCGTTGGGCTTGCCCGTCACTTTGGTTGCTTTGCTCATCTCTGTTGAACCATTGATTGATATGGGCCGCACCGCCTTGAATGTCAGCGGCTCAATGACTGCCGGTACGATTACCAGCCAATTGATGAAACAAACAGATAAAGACATTCTTAACAGTGAAGATGATGGCGATTTAGCCCATCAATAA
- the ogl gene encoding oligogalacturonate lyase: MAKGKQIPLTFQTYQDASTGAQVTRLTPPDVTCHRNYFYQKCFTRDGSKLLFGGAFDGPWNYYLLDLNTQVATQLTEGRGDNTFGGFLSPDDDALFYVKDGRNLMRVDLATLEENVVYQVPEEWVGYGTWVANSDCTKLVGIEIKREDWQPLTDWKKFHEFYFTKPCCRLMRVDLKTGESAVILQENQWLGHPIYRPYDDNTVAFCHEGPHDLVDARMWLINEDGSNMRKVKTHAEGESCTHEFWVPDGSALVYVSYLKGSPDRFIYSADPETLENRQLTSMPACSHLMSNYDGTLLVGDGSDAPVDVQDDSGYKIENDPFLYVFNLKNGTQHRVARHDTSWKVFEGDRQVTHPHPSFTPDDKQILFTSDVHGKPALYLATLPESVWK; the protein is encoded by the coding sequence ATGGCTAAAGGTAAACAAATCCCCCTGACATTTCAGACTTATCAGGATGCCTCTACCGGTGCACAAGTGACACGGCTGACGCCTCCTGACGTGACTTGCCACCGTAACTATTTCTATCAAAAATGTTTCACCCGTGATGGTAGTAAGTTGTTGTTTGGTGGCGCTTTTGATGGCCCATGGAACTACTACTTGCTGGATCTTAATACTCAGGTGGCAACACAGCTGACAGAAGGGCGTGGCGATAATACCTTTGGTGGTTTCTTATCACCGGATGATGACGCGCTGTTTTATGTCAAAGATGGCCGCAATCTGATGCGTGTTGACCTCGCCACATTAGAAGAAAATGTGGTTTATCAGGTACCTGAAGAGTGGGTTGGTTACGGCACTTGGGTAGCAAATTCAGATTGTACCAAGTTGGTTGGCATCGAGATCAAACGCGAAGATTGGCAGCCCTTGACGGACTGGAAGAAATTCCACGAATTCTACTTCACTAAACCTTGCTGCCGCTTGATGCGAGTTGATCTTAAAACAGGTGAATCAGCGGTGATTTTGCAAGAAAATCAATGGCTCGGTCATCCAATTTACCGCCCTTATGATGACAACACTGTGGCGTTTTGCCATGAAGGCCCCCATGATCTGGTTGATGCGCGGATGTGGCTCATCAATGAAGATGGCAGCAATATGCGCAAGGTGAAAACCCATGCGGAAGGCGAAAGTTGTACCCATGAATTCTGGGTGCCAGATGGCTCAGCGCTGGTGTATGTTTCCTATCTAAAAGGTAGCCCAGATCGCTTTATCTACAGTGCAGATCCAGAAACACTGGAAAACCGACAATTGACCTCAATGCCAGCGTGTTCGCATCTGATGAGTAACTATGACGGCACGTTGCTGGTGGGCGATGGTTCTGATGCGCCGGTAGATGTGCAAGATGATAGCGGGTATAAGATTGAAAATGATCCATTCCTGTATGTTTTCAATCTGAAGAATGGCACTCAGCATCGTGTGGCTCGCCACGACACTTCATGGAAAGTATTTGAAGGTGACCGTCAGGTTACACATCCACATCCTTCCTTTACACCGGACGATAAGCAAATCCTATTTACCTCGGATGTTCACGGTAAACCGGCATTATATTTAGCCACATTGCCTGAATCGGTCTGGAAATAG